A window from Primulina huaijiensis isolate GDHJ02 chromosome 13, ASM1229523v2, whole genome shotgun sequence encodes these proteins:
- the LOC140990880 gene encoding E3 ubiquitin-protein ligase AIRP2-like isoform X1, whose amino-acid sequence MDFYQIEKSASWQDSLRAIESDIQHANMLAASISKAKGGACLKMKLVYHQLAPIFLFLLQWFDCSCSCLFPSYLNLIHVVVYKVHLDSKQKFPSHGRKATIRQFYAVILPSLEHLYNTTLDKDSYQGEVHGLDMIAKKKSDNTFKNLEVDLEREDECGICLEPCTKIVLPDCCHEMCINCYRDWNMRSESCPFCRGSLKRVNSGDLWVLTCSRDVVDQETLSKEDVLRFYLYINNLPKDTPDALFLVYYEYLI is encoded by the exons ATGGATTTTTACCAGATTGAAAAGTCTGCTTCTTGGCAAGATTCTTTGAGGGCCATTGAGTCTGATATTCAGCATGCCAATATGTT GGCAGCTTCGATTTCGAAAGCTAAAGGCGGTGCATGTCTGAAAATGAAACTGGTCTACCATCAGTTGGCAcctatatttttgtttttgttgcaATGGTTTGACTGCTCGTGCTCATGCTTATTTCCAAGCTATCTAAATCTTATCCACGTAGTTGTTTATAAG GTGCACCTCGACTCAAAACAGAAGTTTCCTTCCCATGGTAGAAAAGCGACTATTAGACAGTTCTATG CTGTGATATTACCTTCTCTGGAACACTTGTACAATACCACATTAGATAAAGATAGTTATCAAGGTGAAGTCCATGGCTTGGACATGATTGCCAAAAAGAAATCCGATAATACTTTTAAGAATTTGGAAGTCGACTTGGAAAGGGAAGATGAGTGTGGAATTTGCCTAGAGCCCTGTACCAAGATTGTCTTACCAGATTGCTGTCATGAAATGTGCATCAACTGCTACCGGGACTG GAATATGAGATCAGAATCATGTCCCTTTTGCCGTGGTAGCCTCAAGAGAGTGAATTCTGGTGATTTGTGGGTTCTGACTTGCAGCAGAGACGTAGTTGATCAAGAAACACTTTCAAAAGAAGACGTTTTACGGTTCTATCTCTATATAAACAACTTACCAAAAGACACCCCGGATGCCCTCTTCTTGGTTTATTATGAATACTTAATTTGA
- the LOC140990880 gene encoding E3 ubiquitin-protein ligase AIRP2-like isoform X2 — translation MPICSSISKAKGGACLKMKLVYHQLAPIFLFLLQWFDCSCSCLFPSYLNLIHVVVYKVHLDSKQKFPSHGRKATIRQFYAVILPSLEHLYNTTLDKDSYQGEVHGLDMIAKKKSDNTFKNLEVDLEREDECGICLEPCTKIVLPDCCHEMCINCYRDWNMRSESCPFCRGSLKRVNSGDLWVLTCSRDVVDQETLSKEDVLRFYLYINNLPKDTPDALFLVYYEYLI, via the exons ATGCCAATATGTT CTTCGATTTCGAAAGCTAAAGGCGGTGCATGTCTGAAAATGAAACTGGTCTACCATCAGTTGGCAcctatatttttgtttttgttgcaATGGTTTGACTGCTCGTGCTCATGCTTATTTCCAAGCTATCTAAATCTTATCCACGTAGTTGTTTATAAG GTGCACCTCGACTCAAAACAGAAGTTTCCTTCCCATGGTAGAAAAGCGACTATTAGACAGTTCTATG CTGTGATATTACCTTCTCTGGAACACTTGTACAATACCACATTAGATAAAGATAGTTATCAAGGTGAAGTCCATGGCTTGGACATGATTGCCAAAAAGAAATCCGATAATACTTTTAAGAATTTGGAAGTCGACTTGGAAAGGGAAGATGAGTGTGGAATTTGCCTAGAGCCCTGTACCAAGATTGTCTTACCAGATTGCTGTCATGAAATGTGCATCAACTGCTACCGGGACTG GAATATGAGATCAGAATCATGTCCCTTTTGCCGTGGTAGCCTCAAGAGAGTGAATTCTGGTGATTTGTGGGTTCTGACTTGCAGCAGAGACGTAGTTGATCAAGAAACACTTTCAAAAGAAGACGTTTTACGGTTCTATCTCTATATAAACAACTTACCAAAAGACACCCCGGATGCCCTCTTCTTGGTTTATTATGAATACTTAATTTGA
- the LOC140991521 gene encoding zinc finger CCCH domain-containing protein 67-like isoform X1, translating into MADSSSTSEEPPIEKLGLGLLIPDKDLSDPVASHLLDVEVKRSESPKISPDGDNDSPTKGMVEVMDDADSDAEAQLLDSIERQVRQLTIEQAEIEAGLEKLQHVGGWEENDVKIEEREYADEEKDEQEKEISEEENGDDEGDEENADLHLPEASPLRGARYNNLSGGRRYVTYPIRPDAEDCVYYMKYWSCKFGSNCKFNHPPRRRNQGIKERVNTREENSEREGQIECKYYMSEGGCKYGKDCKYVHGTDRTSMSHTPELNFLGLPIRLGEKECPYYLRTGSCKYGPTCRFHHPEPTAVTVGDSPSGFSNGGSLPSQHISTSSVSSWSSPRTYNEASPFLPYPLNHQGAPTTNSEWNGYQAAAYPTSERSLPTPPAFVINNLPTELNFPMQRQHDFIVDEYPERPGEPECSYFLKTGDCKYKSSCKYHHPKNRTSKAKANSYVLNDKGLPLRPDQPICTHYHRYGICKYGPACRYDHPLNPGTFPRPFDQKPFGDLRNVDGAAKFRQGNESRS; encoded by the exons ATGGCTGATTCATCATCAACCTCCGAAGAACCCCCAATTGAAAAGTTAGGGTTAGGGCTTTTGATCCCTGATAAGGACCTGTCGGATCCGGTTGCCTCCCATCTATTGGATGTTGAGGTTAAGCGTTCCGAGTCGCCGAAAATTTCCCCTGATGGGGACAATGATTCACCAACGAAGGGCATGGTGGAGGTGATGGACGATGCTGATAGCGACGCGGAGGCGCAATTGCTTGATTCCATTGAAAGGCAGGTGCGTCAGCTGACGATTGAGCAGGCCGAAATCGAGGCGGGCCTTGAGAAATTGCAACACGTTGGAGGGTGGGAGGAGAATGATGTGAAAATAGAGGAGAGGGAGTATGCTGACGAAGAAAAGGATGAACAGGAAAAGGAGATTAGTGAGGAAGAAAATGGGGACGATGAGGGTGATGAGGAGAATGCTGATTTACATTTACCGGAAGCGAGTCCGTTGAGGGGAGCGAGATATAATAATTTAAGTGGTGGTCGGAGGTATGTTACCTATCCAATTAGACCTGATGCGGAGGATTGTGTGTATTACATGAAATACTGGTCCTGTAAGTTTGGATCAAATTGCAAGTTTAATCACCCTCCGAGGAGAAGGAATCAG GGCATTAAAGAGAGAGTGAATACCAGGGAAGAAAATTCTGAGAGGGAAGGACAGATAGAATGCAAG TATTACATGTCTGAAGGAGGATGCAAATATGGAAAAGATTGCAAATACGTTCACGGCACAGACCGAACCTCCATGTCCCATACTCCGGAGTTAAACTTTTTAGGACTGCCGATTCGACTG GGAGAAAAGGAGTGTCCATACTACTTGCGCACTGGGTCCTGTAAATATGGGCCAACTTGCAGGTTTCATCATCCAGAACCTACAGCCGTGACAGTAGGTGACTCACCTTCTGGATTTAGCAATGGTGGATCTCTTCCATCACAGCATATTTCCACATCTTCTGTCTCCTCGTGGTCTTCTCCAAGGACCTACAATGAGGCATCTCCGTTTCTTCCTTATCCTCTGAACCACCAAGGCGCCCCTACTACGAATTCTGAATGGAATGGGTATCAG GCTGCTGCTTACCCAACATCTGAGAGGAGCCTACCTACACCTCCAGCTTTTGTCATAAACAATCTGCCCACTGAGTTGAACTTCCCCATGCAACGACAACATGATTTCATAGTTGATGAATATCCAGAACGACCGGGTGAACCTGAATGCAGTTACTTCTTGAAAACTGGAGACTGCAAATACAAGTCTAGTTGCAAATATCACCACCCGAAGAATCGTACATCAAAAGCAAAGGCAAACTCATATGTTCTCAATGATAAAGGCCTGCCCCTTAGACCT GATCAGCCCATATGTACACACTATCATCGCTATGGCATCTGTAAGTATGGACCGGCTTGTAGATATGATCACCCGTTGAATCCTGGAACGTTTCCGCGTCCTTTTGATCAGAAACCTTTTGGTGACTTGAGAAATGTTGATGGAGCTGCAAAGTTTAGGCAAGGAAATGAAAGCAGATCTTGA
- the LOC140991521 gene encoding zinc finger CCCH domain-containing protein 67-like isoform X2 — MADSSSTSEEPPIEKLGLGLLIPDKDLSDPVASHLLDVEVKRSESPKISPDGDNDSPTKGMVEVMDDADSDAEAQLLDSIERQVRQLTIEQAEIEAGLEKLQHVGGWEENDVKIEEREYADEEKDEQEKEISEEENGDDEGDEENADLHLPEASPLRGARYNNLSGGRRYVTYPIRPDAEDCVYYMKYWSCKFGSNCKFNHPPRRRNQYYMSEGGCKYGKDCKYVHGTDRTSMSHTPELNFLGLPIRLGEKECPYYLRTGSCKYGPTCRFHHPEPTAVTVGDSPSGFSNGGSLPSQHISTSSVSSWSSPRTYNEASPFLPYPLNHQGAPTTNSEWNGYQAAAYPTSERSLPTPPAFVINNLPTELNFPMQRQHDFIVDEYPERPGEPECSYFLKTGDCKYKSSCKYHHPKNRTSKAKANSYVLNDKGLPLRPDQPICTHYHRYGICKYGPACRYDHPLNPGTFPRPFDQKPFGDLRNVDGAAKFRQGNESRS, encoded by the exons ATGGCTGATTCATCATCAACCTCCGAAGAACCCCCAATTGAAAAGTTAGGGTTAGGGCTTTTGATCCCTGATAAGGACCTGTCGGATCCGGTTGCCTCCCATCTATTGGATGTTGAGGTTAAGCGTTCCGAGTCGCCGAAAATTTCCCCTGATGGGGACAATGATTCACCAACGAAGGGCATGGTGGAGGTGATGGACGATGCTGATAGCGACGCGGAGGCGCAATTGCTTGATTCCATTGAAAGGCAGGTGCGTCAGCTGACGATTGAGCAGGCCGAAATCGAGGCGGGCCTTGAGAAATTGCAACACGTTGGAGGGTGGGAGGAGAATGATGTGAAAATAGAGGAGAGGGAGTATGCTGACGAAGAAAAGGATGAACAGGAAAAGGAGATTAGTGAGGAAGAAAATGGGGACGATGAGGGTGATGAGGAGAATGCTGATTTACATTTACCGGAAGCGAGTCCGTTGAGGGGAGCGAGATATAATAATTTAAGTGGTGGTCGGAGGTATGTTACCTATCCAATTAGACCTGATGCGGAGGATTGTGTGTATTACATGAAATACTGGTCCTGTAAGTTTGGATCAAATTGCAAGTTTAATCACCCTCCGAGGAGAAGGAATCAG TATTACATGTCTGAAGGAGGATGCAAATATGGAAAAGATTGCAAATACGTTCACGGCACAGACCGAACCTCCATGTCCCATACTCCGGAGTTAAACTTTTTAGGACTGCCGATTCGACTG GGAGAAAAGGAGTGTCCATACTACTTGCGCACTGGGTCCTGTAAATATGGGCCAACTTGCAGGTTTCATCATCCAGAACCTACAGCCGTGACAGTAGGTGACTCACCTTCTGGATTTAGCAATGGTGGATCTCTTCCATCACAGCATATTTCCACATCTTCTGTCTCCTCGTGGTCTTCTCCAAGGACCTACAATGAGGCATCTCCGTTTCTTCCTTATCCTCTGAACCACCAAGGCGCCCCTACTACGAATTCTGAATGGAATGGGTATCAG GCTGCTGCTTACCCAACATCTGAGAGGAGCCTACCTACACCTCCAGCTTTTGTCATAAACAATCTGCCCACTGAGTTGAACTTCCCCATGCAACGACAACATGATTTCATAGTTGATGAATATCCAGAACGACCGGGTGAACCTGAATGCAGTTACTTCTTGAAAACTGGAGACTGCAAATACAAGTCTAGTTGCAAATATCACCACCCGAAGAATCGTACATCAAAAGCAAAGGCAAACTCATATGTTCTCAATGATAAAGGCCTGCCCCTTAGACCT GATCAGCCCATATGTACACACTATCATCGCTATGGCATCTGTAAGTATGGACCGGCTTGTAGATATGATCACCCGTTGAATCCTGGAACGTTTCCGCGTCCTTTTGATCAGAAACCTTTTGGTGACTTGAGAAATGTTGATGGAGCTGCAAAGTTTAGGCAAGGAAATGAAAGCAGATCTTGA
- the LOC140956244 gene encoding putative late blight resistance protein homolog R1A-3, with product MFLEIILTGTICWAAGNDDSKSMLVKSTLILRNQRSEMAAYASLLSLGHTLDQLLLHPTRQRAVLDKAQIHSLLEKISFLQDFLEDFPLIRADEIQGLEEKIARSAHAAEDIIESRVVDQLLQNSEDERRSGIFGCLDFVKLCFKKMTLWRSSTLFSQDLQKIIEEIGSMKKDVTKIKKNGGIKIMEQPRKAATAGSFIRGASNSKNTMVGFDEDLIQIMEKLTGHNSNLRIISIVGMGGIGKTTLATNVYHDPYIVQHFHVHAWVTISQQYSLQEIILTLLKDIRVLTECRKEEGCEEITQPTDDELGERLYKSLSGIKYLIVMDDLWSIECWNDIKRFFPDNNNGSRVMITTRLTNVADDFRSCTPHQLHFLDEDQSWALFCDKVFGKESCPPEFKVVGKKFVRNCGALPLAIVAISGLLAKSSRTLEYWESVANDTYAALNMGANGHCFNILSLSYKHLPVHLKPCFLYMAIFPEDREIRISRLVKLWTSEGILKPIRSRSLEEIAEDNLKDLIERNLIMIHKYGSRNKIKTCIIHDLIRELCLREAQKEKFLRVNMMHSLNNHSGIIDNKRRLIIQRSSDKEEFRQQVFDTHSLTCGEFKSSASKLHRLLRALNMDDICSYEEILRVTITGPSSSLKAIKLPAEIWEMPQLRHLKWERGDFYLPDPPSINSKNGRRDFLVLKNLQTLSKMQNVRFTDEVVHRIPNIKKLGITYRRFPRGIGWNYYEVYNLARLRNLESLFLDGYNNLPQNLCFPQSLKKLTLKQCRVRWEDLTVVGSLPHLEVLNLMHLAVTGRKWNPVEGQFLELKSLRIYHTDLVEWMADNSHFPRLEKLRLWCLPHLKEIPYGIGEIHTLRSIWLLCCSDSAKSSAEKIKEEQQNLGNYDLRVRVR from the exons ATGTTCCTGGAAATTATCCTAACGGGAACTATTTGTTGGGCTGCTGGCAACGATGATTCAAAGTCGATGCTAGTAAAGTCAACGCTAATACTGAGAAATCAGAGATCGGAAATGGCGGCTTATGCATCACTGCTCTCTCTCGGACATACTCTTGACCAGTTATTGCTACACCCAACGCGCCAAAGGGCTGTTCTTGACAAAGCCCAGATCCATTCTCTGCTTGAAAAAATCTCTTTCCTGCAAGATTTCCTTGAAGATTTTCCGTTGATAAGGGCGGATGAAATTCAGGGATTGGAGGAAAAAATTGCAAGATCAGCACATGCAGCAGAAGATATCATTGAAAGTCGCGTGGTGGATCAACTTCTTCAAAATTCTGAAGATGAAAGGAGGAGTGGGATATTTGGTTGTTTAGACTTTGTCAagctttgttttaaaaaaatgactcTATGGAGGAGCTCCACTCTGTTCAGTCAAGATTTGCAGAAAATAATAGAAGAAATCGGTTCTATGAAGAAAGATGTGAcgaagatcaagaaaaatggAGGGATAAAAATCATGGAGCAGCCAAGAAAAGCTGCGACTGCTGGTTCTTTCATACGAGGTGCTTCCAATAGCAAGAATACTATGGTGGGATTTGATGAAGATTTGATTCAAATCATGGAGAAACTCACCGGACACAATTCCAATCTCCGGATCATCTCGATTGTCGGGATGGGTGGTATTGGTAAGACTACACTTGCTACAAATGTTTACCATGATCCATATATCGTGCAGCACTTTCACGTACATGCTTGGGTTACAATCTCCCAACAATATAGCTTGCAAGAAATCATTTTAACCCTCTTGAAGGATATTAGAGTTCTTACTGAATGTAGAAAAGAAGAGGGATGTGAAGAAATTACTCAACCGACTGACGATGAATTAGGAGAACGGTTGTATAAAAGTTTGTCTggtataaaatatttgattgtgaTGGATGACCTCTGGAGTATCGAGTGTTGGAATGACATAAAGAGGTTTTTTCCAGATAATAACAATGGTAGTCGAGTCATGATTACTACGAGACTAACAAATGTGGCTGATGATTTTCGGTCGTGTACTCCTCATCAACTACATTTTCTAGACGAGGATCAAAGTTGggctttgttttgtgacaagGTGTTTGGAAAAGAAAGTTGCCCTCCTGAGTTCAAGGTAGTAGGAAAGAAATTTGTGAGAAATTGTGGAGCACTTCCTCTAGCCATTGTTGCTATTAGTGGACTTCTTGCAAAGTCTAGTCGAACACTTGAATATTGGGAGTCTGTTGCTAATGATACATATGCGGCATTAAATATGGGAGCTAACGGGCACTGTTTTAATATATTGTCTTTAAGTTATAAGCACTTACCTGTTCATCTAAAACCATGTTTCCTTTATATGGCGATATTTCCGGAAGACCGCGAGATTAGAATTTCAAGGCTCGTGAAATTATGGACAAGTGAGGGGATTCTTAAACCGATCAGATCCAGAAGTTTGGAGGAAATTGCAGAGGATAATTTAAAAGATCTAATAGAAAGAAATCTCATTATGATTCATAAATACGGGTCTAGAAACAAAATCAAAACTTGCATCATCCACGATCTCATACGAGAACTATGCCTCAGGGAAGCTCAAAAGGAGAAATTTCTTCGTGTCAATATGATGCATAGCCTCAACAATCATAGCGGAATCATCGATAATAAGCGCCGGcttattattcagcgaagctcCGACAAAGAGGAATTCCGACAACAGGTCTTTGATACCCATTCATTGACATGCGGTGAATTTAAATCCTCAGCTTCAAAGCTTCATAGACTGCTAAGAGCACTCAACATGGATGATATCTGCTCTTATGAAGAAATTTTGCG TGTTACCATTACTGGTCCATCTTCGAGTTTGAAGGCAATCAAGCTACCGGCTGAAATATGGGAAATGCCACAACTCAGGCATCTAAAATGGGAACGAGGAGACTTTTATTTGCCTGATCCTCCGAGCATCAACAGCAAAAATGGCAGGCGAGATTTTCTTGTTCTGAAAAACCTGCAAACTCTCTCTAAGATGCAGAATGTCAGGTTTACGGATGAGGTTGTGCATAGAATCCCAAACATAAAAAAACTGGGAATTACTTACCGGCGATTTCCCCGTGGCATTGGATGGAATTACTATGAAGTTTACAACCTTGCCCGTTTACGTAATCTCGAATCACTTTTCTTGGACGGTTACAATAATTTGCCTCAAAATCTCTGCTTTCCACAATCGCTCAAGAAGTTGACTTTGAAACAGTGCAGAGTGCGTTGGGAAGATTTGACGGTGGTTGGCTCACTGCCTCATCTTGAAGTTCTGAATTTGATGCATCTCGCAGTCACAGGGCGTAAATGGAATCCTGTGGAAGGACAATTCCTTGAGTTGAAGTCCTTGAGAATTTATCATACAGATCTTGTGGAGTGGATGGCAGACAACTCTCACTTCCCACGCCTTGAGAAACTTCGACTTTGGTGTCTTCCACACTTGAAGGAAATCCCATATGGTATTGGAGAAATACACACACTTAGATCAATTTGGTTATTATGCTGTAGTGATTCAGCCAAGTCTTCTgcagagaagataaaagaggAACAACAAAACCTTGGAAATTATGAccttcgtgttcgtgttcgttgA